The Epinephelus lanceolatus isolate andai-2023 chromosome 1, ASM4190304v1, whole genome shotgun sequence genome has a window encoding:
- the aggf1 gene encoding angiogenic factor with G patch and FHA domains 1 isoform X1 — MENEDEEKDSKSEEAELRLKVESLKQDLHECRTELAKLQKQLSQSERLQRSTESYNEDLRKQVDKLSAEIHERKKREKDKVDSETQTEEYVWTETDYYNYYYGGYSQNPEGSETQEGLNTVAAVDAAAVDTAAVDAVDGSEAADVSTTPNEAAAADANFNPNPDDSVAVTTEQGDAGSIADMLRATAEEAMTQTGFVFDETTGMYYDHSTGFYYDSASQLYYDANTGIYYYYDAESGRYQFHSRIEVVAAQTAAEPCQDKSTGEKKGRKLKKGSKKTTCRDDKELLNEEVKMEEEETEWVERQTTKRTQESRKLKRRSRSPDVAPHKKDSSKYREESDKSSSKRKKQKSSSHDDDDKSRSRKKKKKLKSKKRKKKKSPTRSEDSEGNSEPEEGEITESEKEEWESTPSFSSSPSSSSSKESPESEMETQSHEARDIWPPCVRVTVVRSPVLQVGTLFIITADSPATIGREKDMDHAIRIPEMGVSKFHAEVYFDQEQQSYMLVDQGSQNGTVINGNRILQPKTKCEPHALMHGDEVKMGETVLSFHIHTGTDTCDGCEPGQVMAHLSKYRREENTGPTLTKEDKEALRQKELKQMKAKYGLQSSEYEEAKALRNPKYTDRAESRRQTVGSEGVFQRDDAPASVHQEISEVNKGRKMLEKMGWKKGEGLGKGGTGMKNPIELKIRNSQSGLGAGAAMSLDAVSMTKSRSHKNWEKARERFADSCQPDMLSPKTQNKSPKAWVKGEETETTNTPAGADTDGQS, encoded by the exons ATGGAGAACGAAGATGAAGAAAAGGACTCGAAGTCTGAAGAAGCAGAGCTCCGCCTGAAAGTAGAGTCTTTGAAGCAGGATCTCCATGAGTGCAGAACAGAGCTGGCCAAGTTGCAGAAACAGCTGAGCCAGTCCGAAAGACTTCAGAGGAGCACAGAGAGCTACAACGAAGACCTGAGGAAACAG GTTGACAAGCTGAGCGCAGAGATTCATGAGCgcaagaagagagaaaaagacaaagtcGACAGTGAAACTCAGACAGAAGAATATGTATGGACAGAAACTG ATTATTACAACTACTACTATGGAGGCTACTCTCAGAACCCAGAAGGTTCAGAAACTCAGGAAGGCCTCAACACAGTAGCAGCAGTGGATGCAGCAGCAGTggacacagcagcagtggatgCAGTTGATGGCAGTGAGGCAGCAGATGTTTCAACAACACCAAAtgaagcagcagctgctgatgCCAAttttaaccctaaccctgaTGACAGTGTTGCAGTTACGACCGAG CAGGGCGATGCAGGATCCATAGCTGATATGTTGAGGGCCACTGCTGAAGAAGCTATGACACAGACTGGGTTTGTCTTTGATGAGACTACTGGGATGTACTATGACCACAGCACTGGCTTCTACTATGACTCG GCCAGTCAGTTGTACTATGATGCCAACACAGGCATTTACTACTACTATGATGCAGAGAGTGGGCGATACCAGTTTCATTCCAGGATTGAGGTTGTTGCTGCGCAAACTGCTGCAGAGCCTTGCCAAGACAAGAGCACTGGTGAAAAGAAGGGCAGAAAGTTAAAGAAAGGGTCTAAGAAAACCACCTGCCGGGATGATAAG GAACTCTTAAATGAAGAGGTAAagatggaagaagaagaaactgagTGGGTTGAACGGCAAACGACAAAGAGGACCCAAGAATCACGAAAACTGAAGCGAAGGTCTCGCAGTCCAGATGTGGCTCCACATAAAAAAGACTCTTCTAAATACAGAGAGGAGAGTGACAAGTCTTCGtcaaagaggaagaagcagAAAAGCAGTTCACACGATGATGACGATAAGAGTAGGtcgagaaagaagaagaaaaaattgaAGTCAAAAAAgcgaaagaagaaaaagagccCGACTCGTAGCGAAGACTCTGAGGGGAACAGTGAACCAGAAGAGGGTGAAATCACAGAGTCGGAGAAAGAGGAGTGGGAGTCCACTCCTTCATTCTCATCATCTCCAAGCAGCTCCTCCTCCAAGGAAAGCCCAGAGTCAGAAATGGAGACTCAGAGTCATGAAG CCAGAGACATTTGGCCGCCCTgtgtgagagtgacagtggTCAGGTCTCCAGTGCTGCAGGTGGGCACTCTGTTTATCATCACAGCTGACTCTCCAGCCACCATTGGAAG AGAGAAAGATATGGACCATGCCATCAGAATACCAGAAATGGGAGTCAGCAAG TTCCATGCAGAGGTGTACTTTGACCAGGAGCAGCAGAGCTACATGCTGGTGGACCAGGGAAGCCAGAATGGAACGGTCATTAATGGCAACAGGATCTTGCAG cccaaaaccAAGTGTGAGCCACATGCACTGATGCACGGGGATGAGGTGAAGATGGGAGAGACTGTGCTGTCCTTCCATATCCACACGGGGACTGACACCTGCGATGGCTGTGAGCCCGGTCAGGTGATGGCTCACCTCAGCAAGTacaggagagaggagaacaCAG GCCCCACTCTCACCAAAGAGGATAAAGAAGCACTGAGACAAAAGGAGCTGAAGCAGATGAAGGCCAAGTATGGCCTGCAG AGCAGTGAATACGAGGAGGCCAAAGCCCTGAGGAACCCCAAATACACGGACCGAGCAGAGTCTCGACGACAGACGGTTGGCAGCGAGGGTGTTTTCCAGCGAGATGATGCACCTGCTTCTGTTCATCA GGAGATCAGTGAAGTCAATAAAGGACGGAAGATGCTGGAGAAGATGGGCTGGAAGAAAGGAGAAGGTCTGGGCAAAGGGGGGACTGGAATGAAAAACCCG ATTGAACTGAAAATCAGAAATTCGCAGTCAGGTTTGGGGGCCGGCGCTGCCATGTCTCTAGATGCCGTCTCCATGACCAAATCAAGGTCCCATAAGAACTGGGAGAAAGCGCGTGAAAGATTTGCAGATTCGTGCCAGCCTGACATGCTGTCACCTAAAACACAGAACAAGTCACCCAAAGCCTGGGTCAAAGGGGAAGAGACTGAGACTACAAACACACCAGCAGGTGCTGATACAGACGGACAAAGTTAG
- the aggf1 gene encoding angiogenic factor with G patch and FHA domains 1 isoform X3 — translation MENEDEEKDSKSEEAELRLKVESLKQDLHECRTELAKLQKQLSQSERLQRSTESYNEDLRKQVDKLSAEIHERKKREKDKVDSETQTEEYVWTETDYYNYYYGGYSQNPEGSETQEGLNTVAAVDAAAVDTAAVDAVDGSEAADVSTTPNEAAAADANFNPNPDDSVAVTTEQGDAGSIADMLRATAEEAMTQTGFVFDETTGMYYDHSTGFYYDSASQLYYDANTGIYYYYDAESGRYQFHSRIEVVAAQTAAEPCQDKSTGEKKGRKLKKGSKKTTCRDDKVQEVTNSLAKMKISSYRNTARHRARDIWPPCVRVTVVRSPVLQVGTLFIITADSPATIGREKDMDHAIRIPEMGVSKFHAEVYFDQEQQSYMLVDQGSQNGTVINGNRILQPKTKCEPHALMHGDEVKMGETVLSFHIHTGTDTCDGCEPGQVMAHLSKYRREENTGPTLTKEDKEALRQKELKQMKAKYGLQSSEYEEAKALRNPKYTDRAESRRQTVGSEGVFQRDDAPASVHQEISEVNKGRKMLEKMGWKKGEGLGKGGTGMKNPIELKIRNSQSGLGAGAAMSLDAVSMTKSRSHKNWEKARERFADSCQPDMLSPKTQNKSPKAWVKGEETETTNTPAGADTDGQS, via the exons ATGGAGAACGAAGATGAAGAAAAGGACTCGAAGTCTGAAGAAGCAGAGCTCCGCCTGAAAGTAGAGTCTTTGAAGCAGGATCTCCATGAGTGCAGAACAGAGCTGGCCAAGTTGCAGAAACAGCTGAGCCAGTCCGAAAGACTTCAGAGGAGCACAGAGAGCTACAACGAAGACCTGAGGAAACAG GTTGACAAGCTGAGCGCAGAGATTCATGAGCgcaagaagagagaaaaagacaaagtcGACAGTGAAACTCAGACAGAAGAATATGTATGGACAGAAACTG ATTATTACAACTACTACTATGGAGGCTACTCTCAGAACCCAGAAGGTTCAGAAACTCAGGAAGGCCTCAACACAGTAGCAGCAGTGGATGCAGCAGCAGTggacacagcagcagtggatgCAGTTGATGGCAGTGAGGCAGCAGATGTTTCAACAACACCAAAtgaagcagcagctgctgatgCCAAttttaaccctaaccctgaTGACAGTGTTGCAGTTACGACCGAG CAGGGCGATGCAGGATCCATAGCTGATATGTTGAGGGCCACTGCTGAAGAAGCTATGACACAGACTGGGTTTGTCTTTGATGAGACTACTGGGATGTACTATGACCACAGCACTGGCTTCTACTATGACTCG GCCAGTCAGTTGTACTATGATGCCAACACAGGCATTTACTACTACTATGATGCAGAGAGTGGGCGATACCAGTTTCATTCCAGGATTGAGGTTGTTGCTGCGCAAACTGCTGCAGAGCCTTGCCAAGACAAGAGCACTGGTGAAAAGAAGGGCAGAAAGTTAAAGAAAGGGTCTAAGAAAACCACCTGCCGGGATGATAAG GTGCAAGAGGTGACTAACTCATTGGCTAAAATGAAGATTTCTTCTTACCGGAATACTGCTCGCCACAGAG CCAGAGACATTTGGCCGCCCTgtgtgagagtgacagtggTCAGGTCTCCAGTGCTGCAGGTGGGCACTCTGTTTATCATCACAGCTGACTCTCCAGCCACCATTGGAAG AGAGAAAGATATGGACCATGCCATCAGAATACCAGAAATGGGAGTCAGCAAG TTCCATGCAGAGGTGTACTTTGACCAGGAGCAGCAGAGCTACATGCTGGTGGACCAGGGAAGCCAGAATGGAACGGTCATTAATGGCAACAGGATCTTGCAG cccaaaaccAAGTGTGAGCCACATGCACTGATGCACGGGGATGAGGTGAAGATGGGAGAGACTGTGCTGTCCTTCCATATCCACACGGGGACTGACACCTGCGATGGCTGTGAGCCCGGTCAGGTGATGGCTCACCTCAGCAAGTacaggagagaggagaacaCAG GCCCCACTCTCACCAAAGAGGATAAAGAAGCACTGAGACAAAAGGAGCTGAAGCAGATGAAGGCCAAGTATGGCCTGCAG AGCAGTGAATACGAGGAGGCCAAAGCCCTGAGGAACCCCAAATACACGGACCGAGCAGAGTCTCGACGACAGACGGTTGGCAGCGAGGGTGTTTTCCAGCGAGATGATGCACCTGCTTCTGTTCATCA GGAGATCAGTGAAGTCAATAAAGGACGGAAGATGCTGGAGAAGATGGGCTGGAAGAAAGGAGAAGGTCTGGGCAAAGGGGGGACTGGAATGAAAAACCCG ATTGAACTGAAAATCAGAAATTCGCAGTCAGGTTTGGGGGCCGGCGCTGCCATGTCTCTAGATGCCGTCTCCATGACCAAATCAAGGTCCCATAAGAACTGGGAGAAAGCGCGTGAAAGATTTGCAGATTCGTGCCAGCCTGACATGCTGTCACCTAAAACACAGAACAAGTCACCCAAAGCCTGGGTCAAAGGGGAAGAGACTGAGACTACAAACACACCAGCAGGTGCTGATACAGACGGACAAAGTTAG
- the aggf1 gene encoding angiogenic factor with G patch and FHA domains 1 isoform X2 yields MENEDEEKDSKSEEAELRLKVESLKQDLHECRTELAKLQKQLSQSERLQRSTESYNEDLRKQVDKLSAEIHERKKREKDKVDSETQTEEYVWTETDYYNYYYGGYSQNPEGSETQEGLNTVAAVDAAAVDTAAVDAVDGSEAADVSTTPNEAAAADANFNPNPDDSVAVTTEGDAGSIADMLRATAEEAMTQTGFVFDETTGMYYDHSTGFYYDSASQLYYDANTGIYYYYDAESGRYQFHSRIEVVAAQTAAEPCQDKSTGEKKGRKLKKGSKKTTCRDDKELLNEEVKMEEEETEWVERQTTKRTQESRKLKRRSRSPDVAPHKKDSSKYREESDKSSSKRKKQKSSSHDDDDKSRSRKKKKKLKSKKRKKKKSPTRSEDSEGNSEPEEGEITESEKEEWESTPSFSSSPSSSSSKESPESEMETQSHEARDIWPPCVRVTVVRSPVLQVGTLFIITADSPATIGREKDMDHAIRIPEMGVSKFHAEVYFDQEQQSYMLVDQGSQNGTVINGNRILQPKTKCEPHALMHGDEVKMGETVLSFHIHTGTDTCDGCEPGQVMAHLSKYRREENTGPTLTKEDKEALRQKELKQMKAKYGLQSSEYEEAKALRNPKYTDRAESRRQTVGSEGVFQRDDAPASVHQEISEVNKGRKMLEKMGWKKGEGLGKGGTGMKNPIELKIRNSQSGLGAGAAMSLDAVSMTKSRSHKNWEKARERFADSCQPDMLSPKTQNKSPKAWVKGEETETTNTPAGADTDGQS; encoded by the exons ATGGAGAACGAAGATGAAGAAAAGGACTCGAAGTCTGAAGAAGCAGAGCTCCGCCTGAAAGTAGAGTCTTTGAAGCAGGATCTCCATGAGTGCAGAACAGAGCTGGCCAAGTTGCAGAAACAGCTGAGCCAGTCCGAAAGACTTCAGAGGAGCACAGAGAGCTACAACGAAGACCTGAGGAAACAG GTTGACAAGCTGAGCGCAGAGATTCATGAGCgcaagaagagagaaaaagacaaagtcGACAGTGAAACTCAGACAGAAGAATATGTATGGACAGAAACTG ATTATTACAACTACTACTATGGAGGCTACTCTCAGAACCCAGAAGGTTCAGAAACTCAGGAAGGCCTCAACACAGTAGCAGCAGTGGATGCAGCAGCAGTggacacagcagcagtggatgCAGTTGATGGCAGTGAGGCAGCAGATGTTTCAACAACACCAAAtgaagcagcagctgctgatgCCAAttttaaccctaaccctgaTGACAGTGTTGCAGTTACGACCGAG GGCGATGCAGGATCCATAGCTGATATGTTGAGGGCCACTGCTGAAGAAGCTATGACACAGACTGGGTTTGTCTTTGATGAGACTACTGGGATGTACTATGACCACAGCACTGGCTTCTACTATGACTCG GCCAGTCAGTTGTACTATGATGCCAACACAGGCATTTACTACTACTATGATGCAGAGAGTGGGCGATACCAGTTTCATTCCAGGATTGAGGTTGTTGCTGCGCAAACTGCTGCAGAGCCTTGCCAAGACAAGAGCACTGGTGAAAAGAAGGGCAGAAAGTTAAAGAAAGGGTCTAAGAAAACCACCTGCCGGGATGATAAG GAACTCTTAAATGAAGAGGTAAagatggaagaagaagaaactgagTGGGTTGAACGGCAAACGACAAAGAGGACCCAAGAATCACGAAAACTGAAGCGAAGGTCTCGCAGTCCAGATGTGGCTCCACATAAAAAAGACTCTTCTAAATACAGAGAGGAGAGTGACAAGTCTTCGtcaaagaggaagaagcagAAAAGCAGTTCACACGATGATGACGATAAGAGTAGGtcgagaaagaagaagaaaaaattgaAGTCAAAAAAgcgaaagaagaaaaagagccCGACTCGTAGCGAAGACTCTGAGGGGAACAGTGAACCAGAAGAGGGTGAAATCACAGAGTCGGAGAAAGAGGAGTGGGAGTCCACTCCTTCATTCTCATCATCTCCAAGCAGCTCCTCCTCCAAGGAAAGCCCAGAGTCAGAAATGGAGACTCAGAGTCATGAAG CCAGAGACATTTGGCCGCCCTgtgtgagagtgacagtggTCAGGTCTCCAGTGCTGCAGGTGGGCACTCTGTTTATCATCACAGCTGACTCTCCAGCCACCATTGGAAG AGAGAAAGATATGGACCATGCCATCAGAATACCAGAAATGGGAGTCAGCAAG TTCCATGCAGAGGTGTACTTTGACCAGGAGCAGCAGAGCTACATGCTGGTGGACCAGGGAAGCCAGAATGGAACGGTCATTAATGGCAACAGGATCTTGCAG cccaaaaccAAGTGTGAGCCACATGCACTGATGCACGGGGATGAGGTGAAGATGGGAGAGACTGTGCTGTCCTTCCATATCCACACGGGGACTGACACCTGCGATGGCTGTGAGCCCGGTCAGGTGATGGCTCACCTCAGCAAGTacaggagagaggagaacaCAG GCCCCACTCTCACCAAAGAGGATAAAGAAGCACTGAGACAAAAGGAGCTGAAGCAGATGAAGGCCAAGTATGGCCTGCAG AGCAGTGAATACGAGGAGGCCAAAGCCCTGAGGAACCCCAAATACACGGACCGAGCAGAGTCTCGACGACAGACGGTTGGCAGCGAGGGTGTTTTCCAGCGAGATGATGCACCTGCTTCTGTTCATCA GGAGATCAGTGAAGTCAATAAAGGACGGAAGATGCTGGAGAAGATGGGCTGGAAGAAAGGAGAAGGTCTGGGCAAAGGGGGGACTGGAATGAAAAACCCG ATTGAACTGAAAATCAGAAATTCGCAGTCAGGTTTGGGGGCCGGCGCTGCCATGTCTCTAGATGCCGTCTCCATGACCAAATCAAGGTCCCATAAGAACTGGGAGAAAGCGCGTGAAAGATTTGCAGATTCGTGCCAGCCTGACATGCTGTCACCTAAAACACAGAACAAGTCACCCAAAGCCTGGGTCAAAGGGGAAGAGACTGAGACTACAAACACACCAGCAGGTGCTGATACAGACGGACAAAGTTAG